The following are encoded in a window of Candidatus Binatia bacterium genomic DNA:
- a CDS encoding MaoC family dehydratase: MEAIRFDDVEKLKSKIGDTFGPFGPEIEVTQEMINKFADLTGDRQWIHIDVERAKKESPFRQTIAHGFLTLSLLPVLRAGSDFEIVGFGNATNYGADKLRFVRPVPAGAKVHARSRLVAVDAKPKGTQVTQEINVHVVGTDKPALIYVMLLLYHPPMK; encoded by the coding sequence CGACGATGTTGAGAAGTTGAAATCCAAGATCGGCGACACCTTCGGCCCATTCGGGCCGGAGATTGAGGTCACGCAGGAGATGATCAACAAGTTCGCCGACCTCACCGGGGACCGACAGTGGATTCACATCGACGTCGAGCGGGCCAAGAAGGAGAGCCCGTTCCGTCAGACGATTGCCCACGGCTTTCTCACACTCAGTCTGCTCCCGGTCCTTCGCGCCGGCTCTGACTTTGAAATCGTCGGTTTCGGCAACGCCACCAACTACGGTGCCGACAAGCTCCGTTTCGTGCGCCCGGTCCCCGCCGGCGCCAAGGTGCATGCCCGCTCTCGGCTGGTCGCTGTGGACGCCAAACCGAAAGGCACCCAGGTGACGCAGGAGATCAATGTGCACGTCGTCGGCACCGACAAACCGGCACTGATTTACGTCATGCTGTTGCTGTACCACCCGCCGATGAAATGA